The sequence TAGACAGCTTTTATATAAGTAAATATGAGACCACGCAGGAACAATGGAAGAATATTACCGGAAATAATCCCGCATATTTTAAAAATTGTGGACTAAAGTGTCCTATAGAAAATATTTCATGGTACGATATTCAGGATTACATCAAAAAGCTGAATGAATTGAGCAAGAAGAATTATCGCCTGCCGACAGAAGCCGAGTGGGAATATGCTGCCAAAGGAGGAGAAAATTATAAATACGCCGGTTCTGACAACCCTGATGAAATAGCTGTGTATAATATAAGCTACGATGGAAGTATTCAAAAAGTCGGGCAAAAAAAACCAAATGATTTTGGACTTTACGATATGACTGGCAACGCCGAAGAATGGGTTCTTGATGTCTTTGAAACCTATGAAAATGCCAAACATCAGCTCAATAACCCCGTCTATCTGGGTAAAGGCTTTGGACGTGTTGTCAGAGATCAGGATTGTTTTTCAAGGCTATTAGTTGGGATTGCATATAGATTTGACGATTCACCACATTCAAGATGGTATACTCGCAGTTTCCGCCTTGTTCTGCCGATAAAATGAAGCTTATAAATCATTCGGCATTAATATTAATGTTTGTCTTCACCACATTCACAGGTTCCTTCGCAGCCCCTATAAAAATCGGTACTACAGTTTTGGAGGGCAAAACAACCAAGGGTGATGAAATAAGGGTCGAAATAACTGCTGTTAATAACCCAAAAGAAAACCCTTACGGTACGGAAAATGCATGGGGCACAAAAAAAGACGGGAAAAAGCCTAAAATAATTATCAGCTCTATTAAGATTATCATGAACGGCGAAGATTGTTCACCTGCCTTGTCAACTTATATGGATCTGGCAGAGCCCAATGAAGCTGAACTTATTATTCCTGATGAAATAAAAATTAGACTTATCATAAAAGGGGGACAAAAGAAGCCATCGGGGTATGAAGCAGAGATTTTCTACCTCGGTGATATACTTATATCAAAATCAGTCAAGGATATGCGTTTTCCTGATGCAATAAGAGAAGACATAAAATATACATCTATGTACTGAATTAGGGTGAAGACATGAAAAAACTGTTATTAATAATATTATTCATCCCAGCTATAGC is a genomic window of Geovibrio thiophilus containing:
- a CDS encoding formylglycine-generating enzyme family protein; translation: MKRLFLLIILLLIPYDAMAENPKSFTDKASGIEFVFVKGGCYMMGDTSMSYSEPVHKVCVDSFYISKYETTQEQWKNITGNNPAYFKNCGLKCPIENISWYDIQDYIKKLNELSKKNYRLPTEAEWEYAAKGGENYKYAGSDNPDEIAVYNISYDGSIQKVGQKKPNDFGLYDMTGNAEEWVLDVFETYENAKHQLNNPVYLGKGFGRVVRDQDCFSRLLVGIAYRFDDSPHSRWYTRSFRLVLPIK